One stretch of Lacrimispora sphenoides DNA includes these proteins:
- a CDS encoding IclR family transcriptional regulator, with amino-acid sequence MKEEVKTIQSVQRAIDIINCVGDAGRKISLKEISSKLDLNINTTRGLAQTLLANGFLSRDVEQGTYTLGYEFLTKSKLVYQLQIQRIRDIAHPRMEQISEKYNVSSWLQISFYRDIYTVETLEAPKTSYSYTPKSGASLPLHASASGKLRIAYMPENEREKVLNTIYLEQLTTQTITDRKEFENVIKQVYSQGYATEFEEIDMGISSIAVPIFDTRGALSGTLSIAAPSVKLNRVFSNILVDLKRAGMYITDGISSHRRI; translated from the coding sequence ATGAAAGAAGAAGTAAAAACTATTCAATCAGTACAGCGAGCAATTGACATCATAAACTGCGTTGGAGATGCGGGACGAAAGATAAGTCTCAAAGAGATTAGCTCGAAACTGGATCTGAATATAAACACTACACGGGGACTGGCACAAACACTTCTTGCCAATGGATTCTTATCCAGAGATGTAGAACAGGGAACTTATACCTTAGGGTATGAATTTCTGACAAAATCAAAATTGGTGTACCAGCTTCAGATACAGCGTATACGAGATATTGCTCATCCCCGTATGGAGCAGATATCTGAAAAATATAATGTTTCTTCCTGGCTGCAAATCAGCTTTTACAGAGATATTTATACTGTGGAAACATTGGAAGCACCCAAAACAAGTTATTCCTATACTCCCAAATCTGGTGCAAGCCTTCCATTGCATGCGTCTGCGTCAGGTAAACTGCGAATTGCCTATATGCCGGAGAATGAACGGGAAAAGGTTCTGAACACTATATATCTGGAACAATTGACTACGCAAACAATTACAGATCGAAAAGAATTTGAAAATGTGATTAAGCAGGTGTATTCCCAAGGCTATGCCACTGAGTTTGAGGAAATAGATATGGGAATCAGCAGCATAGCCGTCCCTATTTTCGACACCCGGGGAGCATTAAGCGGAACCTTAAGTATTGCAGCGCCGTCAGTTAAACTGAACCGTGTCTTTAGCAATATATTAGTCGATCTCAAAAGGGCAGGTATGTACATCACAGATGGCATTTCAAGCCACCGAAGGATTTAG
- a CDS encoding glycoside hydrolase family 31 protein: MDQKEEMQKMEKAGDFRSDNRFLLGYFEEKDGALYYRYDAERLIVEPWGTNSLRVRASKMAQMPEELWALEGKPELSGAKVTIHDYTAEITNGKIKAVINNIGKLSFYNQKGELLLEEYVRNREDMFADTCSSLEIEAREFKPIIGGDYTLTMRFVSDPKEKIYGMGQYQQDFLDLKGADLELAHRNSQASVPFALSSLGYGFLWNNPAVGRVNFARNITTWEAKSTKKLDYWITAGDSPAEIEEAYANAAGKVPMMPEYGLGFWQCKLRYQTQEELLEVAREYKRRELPIDVIVVDFFHWPKQGDWRFDPTYWPDPDSMITELNDMGIELMVSVWPMVDYLSENFEEMKAKGLLTRVEKGVRIDNVYMGNTIQYDPTNPEARDYVWKKCKQNYYNKGVKIFWLDEAEPEYSVYDFENYRYHLGPNVQIGNIYPAMYAKTFFEGMRGEGQENVVNLLRCAWAGSQKYGALVWSGDIHSSFDSMKNQVAAGLNMGLAGIPWWTTDIGGFFGANITDEKFHEVLVRWFEYGTFCPVMRLHGYRMPYQPQQGTTGGAACVSGAPNEIWSYGDKVYEICKKYLWIRENMRPYTRKLMKEAHEKGTPVMRPLFYDFPEDCACWETENQYMYGPNVMVVPVMEAGADKIGVYLPKGAVWMNVWTKKTWEGGQSIEVETPLDQMPLFVRDGFVLDVCEP, from the coding sequence ATGGACCAAAAAGAGGAGATGCAGAAAATGGAGAAAGCCGGAGATTTCCGCTCCGATAACCGGTTTTTACTGGGGTATTTTGAAGAGAAGGACGGGGCGCTCTATTATCGCTATGACGCGGAACGTTTAATTGTGGAGCCGTGGGGGACCAATTCTCTGCGGGTGCGTGCGTCAAAGATGGCGCAGATGCCCGAGGAACTTTGGGCGCTGGAAGGAAAGCCGGAGTTGTCAGGAGCGAAGGTGACAATTCATGATTATACGGCGGAAATCACGAATGGTAAAATTAAAGCGGTTATCAATAATATTGGAAAGCTTTCTTTCTATAACCAGAAAGGGGAACTGCTTCTGGAAGAATACGTACGCAACCGGGAGGATATGTTTGCCGATACGTGCAGTTCCCTGGAGATTGAAGCTCGAGAATTTAAGCCAATTATCGGCGGGGATTACACCTTGACAATGCGCTTTGTATCTGACCCTAAGGAGAAAATCTATGGGATGGGGCAGTATCAGCAGGATTTTCTGGATTTGAAAGGTGCAGATTTAGAACTGGCGCACCGAAACTCCCAAGCCAGTGTACCGTTTGCCCTTTCCTCGCTGGGGTATGGTTTTCTGTGGAATAACCCGGCAGTCGGGCGTGTTAATTTCGCCAGAAATATTACCACATGGGAAGCGAAGTCCACGAAAAAGCTGGACTATTGGATTACTGCGGGAGACTCTCCTGCAGAGATTGAGGAGGCGTATGCGAACGCCGCGGGGAAGGTGCCGATGATGCCGGAATATGGTCTTGGATTCTGGCAGTGTAAGCTGCGCTATCAGACGCAGGAGGAACTTCTGGAGGTCGCCAGAGAGTATAAGAGACGGGAGCTTCCCATCGACGTGATTGTCGTGGACTTCTTCCACTGGCCCAAACAGGGGGACTGGAGGTTTGATCCTACGTACTGGCCGGACCCGGACAGCATGATTACGGAACTGAATGATATGGGGATCGAACTGATGGTATCCGTATGGCCAATGGTCGATTATTTAAGTGAGAATTTCGAGGAGATGAAGGCGAAGGGTCTGCTGACTCGGGTGGAGAAGGGCGTGCGTATTGACAATGTCTATATGGGCAACACGATCCAGTATGACCCCACAAACCCTGAGGCGCGGGATTACGTCTGGAAGAAATGCAAACAGAATTATTATAATAAAGGTGTAAAGATATTTTGGCTGGATGAAGCAGAACCGGAATACTCCGTCTATGATTTTGAAAACTACCGCTATCATTTGGGGCCGAATGTGCAGATCGGGAATATTTACCCGGCGATGTACGCAAAGACCTTCTTCGAAGGGATGCGTGGGGAAGGACAGGAGAATGTGGTAAACCTTCTGCGCTGTGCCTGGGCGGGCAGCCAGAAATACGGGGCGCTGGTTTGGTCCGGCGATATACATTCCAGCTTCGACAGCATGAAAAATCAGGTTGCAGCCGGACTCAACATGGGTTTGGCGGGTATTCCATGGTGGACCACGGATATAGGAGGATTTTTTGGAGCCAACATTACCGACGAGAAATTCCATGAGGTGTTGGTACGCTGGTTTGAATATGGAACCTTCTGCCCTGTTATGCGGCTTCACGGTTATCGGATGCCGTATCAGCCTCAGCAGGGGACTACCGGAGGGGCAGCATGCGTGTCTGGCGCGCCCAATGAGATCTGGAGCTATGGTGATAAGGTGTACGAAATTTGTAAAAAGTACTTATGGATTCGTGAAAATATGCGCCCCTATACGCGGAAGTTGATGAAGGAAGCTCATGAAAAAGGAACCCCTGTGATGAGGCCGCTGTTCTACGATTTCCCAGAGGACTGTGCGTGCTGGGAGACAGAAAATCAATATATGTATGGCCCGAATGTCATGGTAGTGCCGGTTATGGAGGCAGGCGCTGATAAGATTGGTGTTTACCTTCCAAAAGGCGCAGTATGGATGAATGTCTGGACGAAGAAAACGTGGGAAGGCGGTCAGAGTATCGAGGTAGAGACGCCGTTGGATCAGATGCCGCTCTTTGTGCGGGACGGATTCGTTCTGGATGTTTGTGAACCATAA
- a CDS encoding glycerol dehydrogenase, which translates to MANIIGSPERYVQGRGILGELCKHLQNIGKAPFILVSESGKGRVKDPIEKSAKEYNTKLSFEIFQGECSRNEIDRLVNVYKESGCDVVVGIGGGKIHDTAKALAFYAEAPVVIVPTIAGTDAPCSALSVIYTDDGAFEDYLFLPKNPNMVLVDTEVISSAPARLLVSGMGDALATYFEARACMQSNSPNFIGGYYTITSMAIARLCYDTLLANGIQALVSAQAKVCTKALENIVEANTYLSGIGFESCGIAAAHAIHNGFTAIHETHQCYHGEKVAFGTLTQLVLENASPEEFEEVINFCLDVGLPTTLEDLGIHEIKIDEIMKVAELACSPNDTMGNMPLTLTPEIVCDAIIATDKLGHYFKAKRL; encoded by the coding sequence ATGGCTAATATAATTGGCAGCCCTGAACGCTACGTTCAAGGCAGAGGGATATTAGGTGAGCTATGTAAACATTTGCAAAATATAGGAAAGGCGCCCTTTATTTTAGTTAGCGAATCTGGTAAGGGACGTGTTAAAGATCCTATCGAAAAGAGTGCAAAAGAATATAATACAAAATTATCTTTCGAAATCTTTCAAGGTGAGTGCTCTCGTAATGAAATTGACCGCTTAGTGAACGTATATAAGGAATCTGGTTGTGATGTAGTTGTTGGAATTGGAGGAGGAAAGATCCACGATACAGCAAAAGCTCTTGCATTTTACGCAGAAGCTCCTGTAGTAATCGTTCCTACCATTGCCGGTACAGATGCTCCATGCAGTGCTTTATCAGTTATCTATACAGACGACGGCGCTTTTGAAGATTATCTTTTTCTTCCTAAAAATCCAAACATGGTTTTGGTCGATACTGAAGTAATTAGTTCTGCTCCGGCACGTTTACTTGTATCTGGCATGGGAGATGCATTGGCAACCTATTTTGAAGCCCGTGCATGTATGCAGTCAAACAGTCCTAACTTTATTGGCGGCTACTATACCATCACCTCTATGGCAATTGCCAGATTATGTTATGATACATTACTTGCTAACGGTATTCAGGCTCTTGTTTCTGCACAAGCGAAAGTATGTACAAAAGCACTGGAAAACATTGTTGAAGCAAATACATATCTTTCAGGTATTGGTTTTGAAAGCTGTGGTATCGCAGCAGCCCATGCGATTCATAATGGATTTACAGCTATCCATGAAACACATCAGTGTTACCATGGTGAGAAAGTGGCTTTTGGTACCTTAACTCAATTAGTACTTGAAAATGCTTCTCCGGAAGAATTTGAAGAAGTGATAAATTTTTGTTTAGATGTCGGATTGCCAACTACTCTGGAGGATCTTGGAATTCATGAGATTAAAATAGATGAAATAATGAAAGTTGCAGAATTAGCATGTAGCCCTAATGATACAATGGGAAACATGCCATTAACATTAACACCTGAAATAGTTTGTGATGCTATTATTGCTACAGATAAACTGGGGCACTATTTTAAAGCAAAGCGGCTTTAA
- a CDS encoding glycoside hydrolase family 31 protein: MLKQIGNTVIRRQEKEILQIEPWGPNALRVRATQLSAIREEEWSALLEPENEELKISIVLDGMGARIENGNIRCELMATGKLKFYNRRGELLLEEYDRNRFRKEIEGEFNSALEIDPRTFEPITGTDNYRLKVRFEPSDGEKIYGMGQYQQPYLDVKNCRLELAHRNSQASIPFALSSRGYGFLWNNPAIGSVTFGKNITEWTAESTKVMDYWIVAGDTPAEIEEAYANAVGKVPMMPDYGMGFWQCKLRYQTQEELLEVAREYKKRGIPLDVIVCDYFHWPNQGDWKFDEDYWPDPEGMVRELKEMGVRLMVSVWPTVEESSENYHKMVREGYLVRSEHGKAIGQLGNAAFFDATHPDARSFVWEKLRRNYYDKGIELFWLDEAEPEFTGYQFSHYRYYQGTDLETGNIYPKEYARMAYEGLRQAGQENILSLLRCAWAGSQKYGALVWSGDIDSSFRSLRSQLAAGLNMGLSGIPWWTTDIGGFHGGNIHDEGFREVFVRWFEFGAFCPVMRLHGYREPIKEPIGTAGGGKHNSGAENEIWSYGEEIYAVCRKYINLREKMRPYITELMREAHEKGTPVMRPLFYDYPKDGRCWEIEDEYLFGPDVLVAPVLCEAVTERKVYLPAGRWKNLNDALVYEGGKEIIAAAPINAIPVFVKEGTLDYLFETAK; this comes from the coding sequence ATGCTGAAACAAATTGGAAATACGGTTATAAGGAGGCAGGAAAAAGAAATCCTGCAGATTGAGCCGTGGGGGCCCAATGCCCTAAGGGTCCGCGCTACCCAACTTTCTGCAATTAGGGAGGAAGAATGGTCGGCTCTGTTGGAACCGGAAAATGAGGAATTAAAAATCAGCATCGTGCTGGACGGCATGGGTGCCAGGATTGAAAATGGAAACATTCGATGTGAACTGATGGCTACCGGGAAGTTAAAATTTTATAACCGGAGAGGCGAGCTGCTTTTGGAGGAATACGACAGAAACCGTTTCCGGAAGGAGATTGAGGGGGAATTTAACAGCGCTCTGGAAATTGATCCCAGGACCTTTGAACCAATCACGGGTACGGATAATTACCGTCTAAAAGTCCGGTTTGAACCGAGTGACGGAGAGAAAATCTACGGCATGGGCCAGTATCAGCAGCCGTATCTGGATGTGAAGAACTGCCGTCTTGAGTTGGCGCACCGCAATTCCCAGGCAAGTATCCCCTTCGCACTTTCCAGCCGCGGCTACGGATTTTTGTGGAACAATCCAGCCATCGGCAGCGTTACATTCGGAAAGAACATCACGGAATGGACGGCGGAGTCCACAAAGGTAATGGACTACTGGATTGTGGCCGGGGATACTCCGGCTGAAATCGAGGAGGCTTACGCCAATGCGGTAGGTAAGGTACCGATGATGCCGGATTACGGCATGGGCTTCTGGCAGTGCAAGCTGCGCTATCAGACGCAGGAAGAGCTTTTGGAAGTAGCGAGGGAGTATAAGAAGAGGGGCATTCCACTGGATGTCATCGTCTGTGATTATTTTCACTGGCCCAATCAGGGGGACTGGAAATTTGATGAGGATTACTGGCCCGACCCTGAGGGCATGGTGCGTGAACTGAAGGAGATGGGGGTCAGGCTGATGGTGTCTGTCTGGCCAACCGTTGAGGAAAGCAGTGAGAACTATCATAAGATGGTCCGGGAAGGATATTTAGTCCGCAGCGAGCACGGAAAAGCGATCGGTCAGTTGGGAAATGCGGCATTTTTTGACGCCACGCATCCGGACGCGCGCAGCTTCGTGTGGGAGAAACTGCGCCGGAATTATTATGACAAAGGAATTGAGTTGTTCTGGCTCGATGAGGCGGAGCCGGAATTTACCGGATATCAGTTCTCTCATTACCGGTATTATCAGGGAACCGATTTAGAGACAGGTAATATTTATCCGAAGGAATATGCCAGAATGGCGTATGAAGGCCTCCGGCAGGCGGGACAGGAAAACATATTGAGCCTGCTGCGTTGTGCATGGGCCGGAAGCCAGAAATACGGGGCGCTGGTGTGGTCGGGAGATATCGATTCATCTTTCCGCTCACTGCGCAGCCAGCTGGCAGCCGGGCTCAACATGGGACTGTCCGGAATTCCGTGGTGGACGACAGACATTGGCGGATTTCACGGAGGTAATATACACGACGAAGGATTTAGAGAAGTGTTTGTGCGCTGGTTTGAATTTGGCGCCTTCTGCCCTGTCATGAGGCTGCACGGATACAGAGAACCGATCAAGGAGCCGATCGGTACTGCCGGAGGGGGAAAACACAACAGCGGAGCGGAGAATGAGATCTGGTCCTATGGAGAAGAGATTTACGCTGTCTGCAGGAAATATATTAATCTGCGGGAGAAGATGCGGCCGTATATTACGGAACTGATGCGGGAGGCCCACGAAAAGGGAACACCAGTGATGCGTCCTCTTTTTTATGACTATCCGAAAGACGGCCGATGCTGGGAAATTGAGGATGAATACTTATTCGGCCCGGACGTTCTGGTTGCACCGGTTCTCTGCGAGGCTGTGACGGAGCGGAAGGTCTATCTGCCGGCCGGCCGCTGGAAAAACTTAAATGATGCTTTGGTATATGAGGGGGGAAAGGAAATTATAGCCGCGGCCCCCATTAACGCTATCCCGGTGTTCGTAAAGGAAGGGACGTTGGACTATCTGTTCGAAACCGCAAAGTGA
- a CDS encoding pyridoxamine 5'-phosphate oxidase family protein: MQHRMKTHMMTKDRMEDLLNRTATCSLAMLNEDSTPYVIPMHHVYHNGFIYMHGLPKGKKINNIKADPHVSITAYEMQDLLLDPDGKACDTNTKYESVILSGMATLVDDIDLKREALMEVVKKYTPHLSGTTLPENMVRGTAVIQVEILEMTGKYYD, from the coding sequence ATGCAACACAGAATGAAAACACATATGATGACTAAGGACAGGATGGAGGATTTGCTGAATCGGACTGCAACGTGTAGTCTTGCTATGCTGAATGAGGATAGTACACCGTATGTCATACCAATGCACCATGTTTATCACAATGGCTTTATTTATATGCACGGTTTACCCAAGGGTAAAAAAATTAACAACATTAAAGCAGACCCTCATGTAAGTATCACCGCTTATGAAATGCAAGACTTACTCCTTGACCCGGACGGCAAGGCTTGCGATACCAACACAAAATACGAAAGTGTGATACTTTCTGGCATGGCTACCTTGGTGGATGATATTGACCTGAAAAGGGAAGCTCTGATGGAGGTCGTAAAAAAATATACCCCTCACCTATCAGGGACTACGCTGCCTGAAAATATGGTAAGAGGAACAGCAGTCATTCAGGTAGAGATTCTTGAAATGACAGGAAAATACTACGATTAA
- a CDS encoding M20 family metallo-hydrolase, protein MADMMRIQSDIENLKGISEPCDAGTTRIGFTQVYRQGADFFKSRMKEAGLAVREDGIGNVYGRLEGTEKGLPAILSGSHLDTVRCAGAFDGIAGAVCALEAVRMIKEKGITLRHTFEVVGTMEEEGTRFGQVLLGSKFITGVFGEKELDAIRDSEGITLREVNRTYLPAYVCPSYRESDEILAFIELHDEQGPVLETENIDIGIVENIVAISWLTVTVTGFAGHAGTVPMPLRQDAASGACRLVNHIACHTTQHYAHSATATIGKLDLLPGSSNCIPSKCIFTVDLRSGKMSNIDELTAFIQQRAREVAKECNVDIEVRIDSRQDPIEMDGHLCSMIQESCEQLGYSYRTMNSGAGHDAMILSARWPAAMLFVPCIKGITHNPEEYVFPEALAKGTDVLYQTILALDSKA, encoded by the coding sequence ATGGCTGATATGATGCGAATCCAGTCGGACATTGAGAATCTGAAAGGTATTTCAGAACCATGTGATGCTGGAACAACTAGGATTGGTTTTACACAAGTCTACCGACAAGGAGCAGATTTTTTTAAGAGCCGCATGAAGGAAGCAGGTTTGGCTGTAAGAGAGGACGGGATCGGCAACGTATACGGCAGATTGGAAGGAACAGAGAAGGGGTTACCTGCTATTCTGTCCGGCTCACACTTGGATACGGTGAGGTGCGCCGGGGCTTTTGACGGAATCGCCGGAGCGGTATGTGCCCTGGAGGCGGTCAGGATGATCAAGGAAAAGGGGATAACTCTGCGGCATACTTTTGAGGTTGTCGGAACTATGGAAGAGGAAGGTACACGTTTCGGGCAGGTACTTTTAGGCAGCAAGTTTATAACCGGTGTGTTCGGTGAGAAAGAATTGGATGCAATCCGAGATTCAGAAGGGATCACTTTAAGGGAAGTCAATCGTACTTATCTGCCTGCCTATGTCTGTCCGTCATATAGGGAAAGCGACGAAATCTTAGCGTTTATAGAATTGCATGATGAGCAGGGTCCGGTTCTTGAAACTGAGAACATTGACATTGGCATTGTTGAGAACATCGTTGCAATTTCCTGGCTTACGGTAACGGTCACCGGCTTTGCAGGTCATGCAGGAACGGTTCCCATGCCTTTGCGGCAGGATGCAGCCTCAGGTGCATGTCGTTTAGTGAATCACATCGCGTGTCACACTACCCAGCATTATGCGCATAGTGCTACTGCCACAATTGGTAAGTTGGATTTGTTGCCGGGTTCTTCAAACTGCATTCCATCTAAATGCATTTTTACTGTAGATTTACGTTCAGGTAAGATGTCAAATATTGATGAATTGACTGCCTTCATTCAGCAAAGGGCCAGAGAAGTGGCAAAAGAATGCAATGTGGATATTGAGGTTCGCATTGATTCCCGTCAGGATCCAATTGAAATGGACGGGCATCTGTGCAGCATGATTCAGGAAAGCTGTGAGCAGTTAGGGTATTCCTACCGCACTATGAACAGTGGAGCAGGGCACGATGCAATGATACTTTCTGCACGTTGGCCGGCTGCCATGCTGTTTGTCCCATGCATCAAAGGCATTACCCATAATCCTGAGGAGTACGTTTTTCCCGAGGCACTTGCAAAAGGAACGGATGTATTGTATCAAACCATACTTGCTTTGGACAGTAAGGCGTAA
- a CDS encoding MocR-like pyridoxine biosynthesis transcription factor PdxR encodes MLIIDRHSDEPLYMQIYHQLRDKIISGELCEGSILPPIRTLASTLIVAKNTVDSAYQQLCSEGYVQSKIGSGYKVQKIAINNLAPSHIKQTDFEKPIIQELEETFTIQYDFKYCRLDIENFPLRIWRKLLNQVLLSDEIGHIADYHEKKGDSALRVQIMKYLTNSRGVICRPEQIILCSGAMSALSLVCQLLMQETNIVAVEDPCYDSARETFINHGYDVMPIGLQDDGIDLMKLSASGTKLVYTTPSHQFPTGIVMSINKRLKLLEWAEQNHAYIIEDDYDSELRYNSRPIPSIHSLDKKEHVIYVNTFSKVLAPGLRMGFLVLPEELLKHYHANFSNYHCSIPWLEQKVMYHFIQQGHWNRMLNKSSVSNKRKHDMLISTIQSQMAGRVNIHGKNAGLHILLEVHNGMSEKELIASAQRAGVGVYPVSDYWMNLQSYSDNLVLMGYSSLSEEEIVDGITRLSSAWF; translated from the coding sequence ATGTTAATCATAGACAGGCATTCAGATGAACCGTTATATATGCAAATTTATCATCAACTAAGGGACAAGATTATATCCGGAGAGTTATGCGAGGGAAGCATTCTCCCACCTATCAGAACATTGGCCAGTACACTCATAGTTGCAAAAAATACGGTTGACAGTGCATATCAGCAGCTTTGTTCCGAAGGTTATGTTCAAAGCAAGATTGGCAGCGGCTATAAGGTACAGAAGATAGCGATAAACAACCTTGCTCCGTCCCATATAAAACAAACTGACTTTGAAAAGCCCATTATACAGGAATTAGAAGAAACATTTACCATACAGTATGATTTCAAATACTGCAGACTTGATATTGAGAATTTCCCCCTTCGTATCTGGCGTAAACTGCTGAACCAGGTATTGCTATCCGATGAAATTGGGCATATCGCTGATTATCATGAGAAAAAGGGAGATTCAGCACTTCGGGTACAGATTATGAAATATCTCACCAACTCCAGAGGGGTTATTTGCCGCCCGGAACAAATTATTCTTTGCTCCGGAGCTATGTCAGCCCTGAGTTTAGTCTGCCAGTTGCTCATGCAGGAAACCAACATTGTCGCTGTGGAGGACCCCTGCTATGACAGTGCCAGAGAAACCTTCATCAATCATGGTTATGATGTGATGCCTATTGGATTGCAGGATGATGGCATTGATTTGATGAAACTCTCGGCTTCCGGTACGAAGCTAGTCTATACCACGCCCTCCCATCAGTTCCCAACAGGTATTGTCATGTCAATCAACAAACGGCTCAAGCTGTTAGAATGGGCGGAGCAGAATCACGCTTATATTATCGAGGACGATTATGACAGTGAGCTTCGTTATAACAGCAGACCAATCCCCTCTATCCATTCCCTCGACAAGAAAGAACATGTGATTTATGTCAACACCTTTTCCAAAGTGCTTGCTCCCGGCCTAAGAATGGGTTTTCTCGTTTTGCCGGAGGAATTACTGAAGCATTACCATGCTAACTTCTCAAATTATCATTGTTCTATTCCTTGGCTGGAGCAGAAAGTCATGTATCACTTTATCCAGCAGGGACATTGGAATCGGATGCTGAACAAATCCTCTGTATCCAATAAAAGAAAGCATGATATGTTAATCAGCACAATCCAAAGTCAGATGGCAGGGAGGGTAAACATCCATGGTAAAAATGCCGGTCTGCACATTCTGCTGGAGGTTCATAATGGGATGTCCGAAAAAGAACTCATTGCGTCAGCACAAAGGGCGGGGGTTGGAGTTTATCCGGTATCCGACTATTGGATGAACCTGCAAAGCTACTCGGATAATTTGGTTCTCATGGGATATAGCAGTTTATCAGAAGAGGAAATTGTGGACGGTATCACCCGGCTATCCTCCGCTTGGTTTTAG
- a CDS encoding YbaN family protein: MKKILNLVFLFIGFLAVGLGTVGIILPILPTTPFYLLACFCFAKGSPQFHKWFTGTKLYQKYLAEFVRTRAMTLKAKLGLCIPVSCILIITMVLISSWTLRTGIACIMVFKWWYFTFRIKTMPSKIPPHKTVQEDS, encoded by the coding sequence ATGAAGAAAATCCTTAATCTCGTCTTTTTGTTCATTGGGTTTCTGGCGGTTGGACTCGGAACGGTTGGCATTATCCTTCCGATTTTGCCAACCACCCCGTTTTATCTGCTGGCTTGTTTCTGTTTCGCAAAAGGTTCGCCACAGTTTCATAAGTGGTTTACAGGCACGAAGCTATATCAGAAATACTTGGCGGAGTTTGTAAGAACACGAGCCATGACGCTGAAGGCAAAGCTCGGCCTGTGCATTCCGGTGAGTTGTATCCTAATCATTACCATGGTGCTCATTTCGTCATGGACTCTCCGAACAGGAATTGCTTGTATTATGGTATTCAAATGGTGGTATTTTACTTTCAGAATCAAGACAATGCCAAGCAAAATACCACCTCATAAGACAGTGCAGGAGGACTCATGA
- a CDS encoding YesL family protein: MDKSRKRFGSKGFFSYGGDYFYYMEKIFDTVALNLLWLLFCLPVITVGASTTAMYDTVHKQGVQDEGYVVKVFFQSFVWNFKPSCGLWGILAAAAIIFQLNLGIVSAKMEGAGAVFLLLLYSVCLLFAIGTQLYAFPALSRFSMPAGWILKVSIYMCFRHLPRTILLVLVTAVSVMLVWWCLPLVLILPAPVHRIYHCLIEPILAEHTPQSKKNH, from the coding sequence ATGGATAAAAGCAGAAAAAGGTTTGGAAGCAAAGGGTTCTTCTCCTACGGAGGAGACTACTTTTACTACATGGAGAAGATCTTTGATACGGTGGCGCTTAACCTGCTTTGGCTGCTGTTCTGCTTGCCTGTGATTACCGTCGGTGCTTCTACCACGGCGATGTATGATACGGTCCATAAACAGGGAGTGCAGGATGAGGGGTATGTAGTGAAGGTGTTTTTTCAATCTTTTGTGTGGAACTTCAAACCTTCCTGCGGACTGTGGGGGATTCTTGCGGCTGCGGCTATCATTTTTCAGCTCAATCTTGGAATTGTGTCGGCAAAGATGGAGGGAGCCGGGGCTGTTTTTCTGCTGCTTCTGTATAGTGTATGCCTGCTTTTTGCAATAGGGACGCAGCTTTACGCATTTCCTGCTCTTTCCCGTTTTTCCATGCCCGCGGGGTGGATTCTGAAAGTATCGATTTATATGTGTTTCCGTCATTTACCGCGTACCATACTCCTGGTACTGGTTACAGCGGTCAGTGTCATGCTTGTCTGGTGGTGTCTTCCGCTTGTTCTGATTCTGCCGGCCCCTGTCCACAGGATATACCATTGTCTGATAGAACCGATACTGGCGGAACACACACCGCAGAGTAAAAAAAATCATTAA